A window of the Hordeum vulgare subsp. vulgare chromosome 5H, MorexV3_pseudomolecules_assembly, whole genome shotgun sequence genome harbors these coding sequences:
- the LOC123395752 gene encoding disease resistance protein RGA2-like isoform X1, whose amino-acid sequence MVGTEMLAAAAVSQVARKIGEIIGAAQGEVTLCCSFSDDLESIKDTLVYLEDLLKNAERNSFGSERANLRHWLTQIKSLAFDIEDMVDDYYSSKEQFEGSSSYAQKGSLFCSLSNPVISKVSMVHKMKSKRELLQTRQHLPNQYHFISHINSVVDFDEKQTTSYRNSDITLFGRDRDLENLMDMIMQKSVSEISIIPIVGPTGLGKTSLAQLVFNEARTKAFSFRIWVHVSMGNVSLEKIGRDIVSQTTERIEGNMQLQSIKNAVQTILNKYSCLIVLDSLWGKDEEVNELKQMLLTGIQTESKIVVTTHSYKVAELVSTVPPYKLSALSEDDCLNIFSQRAMTGRGDPLFREYGEEIVRRCGGTPLVANFLGSVVNAQRQRREIWKAAKDKEMWKVEEDYPEDKISPLFPSFKIIYYNMPHELRLCFVYCSIFPKGSVIDKKKLIQQWIALDMIESRHGTLPLDVTAEKYIDELKAIYFLQVIERHQTAGEIFNASEEMLCMHDLAHDLARSVAGEDILVIVDAENGRHNRFCDYRYAQVSASSLQSINSKAWPSKARSLIFKTSGTELEDVSEVFSVNKYLRVLDLSECSVNEIPAPVFQLKQLRYLDASTLSITTIPPQFSSFNKLQALDLSETELMELPSFLSNLKGLNYLNLQGCQKLQELKIIDLLHDLHYLNLSCCPEVRSFPESIENLTNLRFLNLSRCSKLPTLPNRLLQSFASLCSLVDLNLSGFEFQMLPEFFGNICSLQYLNLSECSKLEELPKSFGQLAYLKALNLSSCSDLKILGSFECLTSLQFLNLSNCTSLEYLPPCLKKLHKLDISGCQDGIVQSCSSSSGSSPSHQLSEQAEQVRLSIVISEIIPEAPAIGDLKGKKKLASALGLDVVPEVISKPNETGDTPLIPGHRFSLSSSHSSSFASSSRTPLAYVSSSDVSKNNNSVLNGEITGTQSNEKCQEPQDLIKDALITEENICSLDTPVHLHEVATIEGDDDGHVIKYNGVYQHNVRCDGPNQGVVVQQSN is encoded by the exons ATGGTAGGTACGGAGATGCTCGCGGCCGCGGCTGTGAGCCAGGTCGCCCGCAAGATCGGCGAAATCATCGGCGCGGCGCAGGGCGAGGTCACGCTGTGCTGCAGTTTCAGCGACgatctggagagcataaaggacacTCTGGTGTACCTAGAAGACCTGCTGAAAAATGCGGAGAGGAACTCCTTCGGAAGCGAGAGGGCGAACCTGCGGCACTGGCTCACCCAGATCAAGTCCCTGGCCTTCGACATCGAAGACATGGTTGACGACTACTACTCTTCCAAGGAGCAGTTTGAAGGGAGCAGCAGCTATGCTCAGAAG GGATCATTGTTCTGCTCACTTTCCAATCCTGTGATTTCGAAAGTTAGCATGGTTCATaagatgaaatccaagagagagttGTTGCAGACAAGGCAACACTTGCCTAATCAATATCATTTCATTTCACATATTAACTCAGTGGTGGATTTTGATGAGAAGCAAACAACATCATACAGAAATAGTGACATTACTCTTTTCGGGAGAGATAGAGACTTAGAAAATCTCATGGACATGATAATGCAAAAAAGTGTCAGCGAGATTTCCATTATTCCTATAGTAGGGCCCACGGGTCTTGGGAAAACAAGCCTCGCACAGCTAGTTTTCAATGAGGCTAGAACAAAGGCATTCAGCTTCAGGATATGGGTTCATGTTTCCATGGGCAATGTCAGCCTTGAAAAAATTGGGAGGGATATAGTTTCACAAACTACCGAAAGGATTGAGGGAAATATGCAATTACAATCAATTAAGAATGCTGTTCAAACCATACTTAATAAGTATAGCTGCTTAATAGTATTAGATAGCTTGTGGGGTAAAGATGAAGAAGTGAATGAGCTGAAGCAGATGTTGCTCACAGGTATACAGACAGAAAGCAAGATTGTAGTGACCACCCATAGCTATAAAGTTGCTGAGTTGGTGTCTACTGTTCCACCTTACAAGTTGTCTGCATTATCTGAAGATGATTGTTTGAATATATTCTCACAAAGGGCAATGACTGGGCGTGGTGACCCACTGTTCAGGGAATACGGAGAAGAAATTGTTAGAAGGTGTGGCGGCACACCCTTGGTTGCTAACTTTCTTGGATCTGTCGTGAATGCCCAACGACAGAGGCGTGAGATTTGGAAAGCTGCCAAGGATAAAGAAATGTGGAAGGTAGAGGAAGATTATCCCGAAGACAAAATTTCACCACTATTTCCATCTTTTAAGATAATATATTATAATATGCCTCACGAGCTAAGATTATGCTTTGTATACTGTTCAATATTCCCTAAAGGATCTGTTATAGACAAGAAAAAACTTATTCAGCAATGGATTGCACTTGACATGATTGAGTCCAGACATGGAACATTACCTCTTGATGTAACTGCTGAGAAGTATATTGACGAACTCAAAGCAATATATTTCCTTCAAGTTATAGAAAGGCATCAA ACTGCTGGAGAAATATTCAATGCATCAGAGGAAATGCTCTGCATGCATGATTTGGCACATGATCTTGCTAGGTCAGTTGCTGGTGAAGATATCCTTGTGATTGTGGACGCGGAGAATGGACGCCATAATAGATTTTGTGATTACCGTTATGCACAGGTGTCAGCTTCTAGCTTACAGTCAATAAACagcaaggcttggccttctaaggCAAGGTCACTCATTTTCAAGACTAGTGGTACAGAATTGGAAGATGTCAGCGAAGTTTTTTCAGTGAACAAGTATCTGCGTGTTCTAGATCTCAGTGAATGTTCTGTTAATGAGATACCTGCTCCTGTTTTTCAGCTGAAGCAACTGCGGTATCTTGATGCTTCCACTTTGTCCATTACAACAATCCCTCCTCAGTTTAGTAGCTTTAATAAGCTACAAGCGTTGGATCTTTCAGAAACTGAACTTATGGAATTGCCATCCTTCCTCAGCAACTTAAAGGGCCTGAATTATTTGAATCTCCAAGGTTGCCAGAAACTTCAGGAATTGAAAATCATTGATTtgctgcatgatttacattacttAAACTTGTCATGCTGTCCTGAAGTTAGAAGCTTCCCTGAATCTATTGAAAACCTCACCAACCTTCGTTTCTTGAACCTCTCGCGATGTTCTAAGCTTCCGACATTACCTAATAGACTACTGCAATCATTTGCTAGCCTTTGTTCTCTTGTAGATCTTAACTTAAGTGGTTTTGAGTTCCAAATGCTGCCTGAGTTTTTTGGCAACATTTGTTCACTTCAATATCTGAATCTATCAGAATGTTCTAAACTTGAGGAGCTCCCCaaatcatttggccaacttgcatATCTGAAAGCCCTAAATCTTTCATCTTGTTCTGATCTTAAAATTCTCGGTTCCTTTGAATGCCTTACTTCTCTTCAGTTTCTGAATCTCTCAAACTGCACTAGTCTTGAATATCTGCCACCGTGCCTTAAAAAGCTCCATAAGCTTGACATTTCTGGCTGCCAAGATGGTATAGTACAATCCTGTTCTAGCAGCTCCGGAAGTTCCCCATCTCACCAACTTTCAGAGCAAGCTGAGCAGGTCAGATTAAGTATTGTTATCTCAGAGATCATTCCGGAGGCGCCTGCGATTGGAGAtctgaaaggaaagaagaaattGGCATCTGCTTTGGGCTTGGATGTAGTGCCTGAAGTTATTAGTAAG CCAAATGAAACTGGAGATACGCCACTTATTCCAGGGCACCGGTTCTCATTGTCTTCATCTCATTCTTCTTCGTTTGCTTCAAGCTCAAGGACACCGTTGGCATATGTCTCATCTTCGGATGTTTCAAAGAACAATAATTCGGTGCTGAATGGAGAGATAACAG GTACCCAATCCAATGAAAAATGCCAAGAGCCTCAGGACCTCATAAAAGATGCGCTGATTACTGAAGAAAACATATGCTCATTGGACACACCGGTTCATCTGCATGAAGTGGCCACCATAGAAGGCGACGATGACGGCCACGTAATCAAATATAATGGAGTATATCAGCACAACGTACGATGTGACGGGCCAAATCAAGGGGTTGTCGTACAGCAGTCCAACTGA
- the LOC123395752 gene encoding disease resistance protein RPV1-like isoform X2 produces the protein MVGTEMLAAAAVSQVARKIGEIIGAAQGEVTLCCSFSDDLESIKDTLVYLEDLLKNAERNSFGSERANLRHWLTQIKSLAFDIEDMVDDYYSSKEQFEGSSSYAQKTAGEIFNASEEMLCMHDLAHDLARSVAGEDILVIVDAENGRHNRFCDYRYAQVSASSLQSINSKAWPSKARSLIFKTSGTELEDVSEVFSVNKYLRVLDLSECSVNEIPAPVFQLKQLRYLDASTLSITTIPPQFSSFNKLQALDLSETELMELPSFLSNLKGLNYLNLQGCQKLQELKIIDLLHDLHYLNLSCCPEVRSFPESIENLTNLRFLNLSRCSKLPTLPNRLLQSFASLCSLVDLNLSGFEFQMLPEFFGNICSLQYLNLSECSKLEELPKSFGQLAYLKALNLSSCSDLKILGSFECLTSLQFLNLSNCTSLEYLPPCLKKLHKLDISGCQDGIVQSCSSSSGSSPSHQLSEQAEQVRLSIVISEIIPEAPAIGDLKGKKKLASALGLDVVPEVISKPNETGDTPLIPGHRFSLSSSHSSSFASSSRTPLAYVSSSDVSKNNNSVLNGEITGTQSNEKCQEPQDLIKDALITEENICSLDTPVHLHEVATIEGDDDGHVIKYNGVYQHNVRCDGPNQGVVVQQSN, from the exons ATGGTAGGTACGGAGATGCTCGCGGCCGCGGCTGTGAGCCAGGTCGCCCGCAAGATCGGCGAAATCATCGGCGCGGCGCAGGGCGAGGTCACGCTGTGCTGCAGTTTCAGCGACgatctggagagcataaaggacacTCTGGTGTACCTAGAAGACCTGCTGAAAAATGCGGAGAGGAACTCCTTCGGAAGCGAGAGGGCGAACCTGCGGCACTGGCTCACCCAGATCAAGTCCCTGGCCTTCGACATCGAAGACATGGTTGACGACTACTACTCTTCCAAGGAGCAGTTTGAAGGGAGCAGCAGCTATGCTCAGAAG ACTGCTGGAGAAATATTCAATGCATCAGAGGAAATGCTCTGCATGCATGATTTGGCACATGATCTTGCTAGGTCAGTTGCTGGTGAAGATATCCTTGTGATTGTGGACGCGGAGAATGGACGCCATAATAGATTTTGTGATTACCGTTATGCACAGGTGTCAGCTTCTAGCTTACAGTCAATAAACagcaaggcttggccttctaaggCAAGGTCACTCATTTTCAAGACTAGTGGTACAGAATTGGAAGATGTCAGCGAAGTTTTTTCAGTGAACAAGTATCTGCGTGTTCTAGATCTCAGTGAATGTTCTGTTAATGAGATACCTGCTCCTGTTTTTCAGCTGAAGCAACTGCGGTATCTTGATGCTTCCACTTTGTCCATTACAACAATCCCTCCTCAGTTTAGTAGCTTTAATAAGCTACAAGCGTTGGATCTTTCAGAAACTGAACTTATGGAATTGCCATCCTTCCTCAGCAACTTAAAGGGCCTGAATTATTTGAATCTCCAAGGTTGCCAGAAACTTCAGGAATTGAAAATCATTGATTtgctgcatgatttacattacttAAACTTGTCATGCTGTCCTGAAGTTAGAAGCTTCCCTGAATCTATTGAAAACCTCACCAACCTTCGTTTCTTGAACCTCTCGCGATGTTCTAAGCTTCCGACATTACCTAATAGACTACTGCAATCATTTGCTAGCCTTTGTTCTCTTGTAGATCTTAACTTAAGTGGTTTTGAGTTCCAAATGCTGCCTGAGTTTTTTGGCAACATTTGTTCACTTCAATATCTGAATCTATCAGAATGTTCTAAACTTGAGGAGCTCCCCaaatcatttggccaacttgcatATCTGAAAGCCCTAAATCTTTCATCTTGTTCTGATCTTAAAATTCTCGGTTCCTTTGAATGCCTTACTTCTCTTCAGTTTCTGAATCTCTCAAACTGCACTAGTCTTGAATATCTGCCACCGTGCCTTAAAAAGCTCCATAAGCTTGACATTTCTGGCTGCCAAGATGGTATAGTACAATCCTGTTCTAGCAGCTCCGGAAGTTCCCCATCTCACCAACTTTCAGAGCAAGCTGAGCAGGTCAGATTAAGTATTGTTATCTCAGAGATCATTCCGGAGGCGCCTGCGATTGGAGAtctgaaaggaaagaagaaattGGCATCTGCTTTGGGCTTGGATGTAGTGCCTGAAGTTATTAGTAAG CCAAATGAAACTGGAGATACGCCACTTATTCCAGGGCACCGGTTCTCATTGTCTTCATCTCATTCTTCTTCGTTTGCTTCAAGCTCAAGGACACCGTTGGCATATGTCTCATCTTCGGATGTTTCAAAGAACAATAATTCGGTGCTGAATGGAGAGATAACAG GTACCCAATCCAATGAAAAATGCCAAGAGCCTCAGGACCTCATAAAAGATGCGCTGATTACTGAAGAAAACATATGCTCATTGGACACACCGGTTCATCTGCATGAAGTGGCCACCATAGAAGGCGACGATGACGGCCACGTAATCAAATATAATGGAGTATATCAGCACAACGTACGATGTGACGGGCCAAATCAAGGGGTTGTCGTACAGCAGTCCAACTGA